TTGAAAACGAAAACAAGAAACCAAGCTTTGATGTTCTACTTAGGCTTGTTCGTGTGCTTGCCATATCGCCGGACTTGATTTTCTATCCCGAAAAACCGTCCAAAGAATCCGAGATAGAAAATCTCACCCGTATGCTTTTAAGCTGCGATGACCGTTCTATGGAGATAATC
The nucleotide sequence above comes from Lacrimispora sp. BS-2. Encoded proteins:
- a CDS encoding helix-turn-helix transcriptional regulator: MVHSNTDILSDVIKAARAKSGLTVEELAEKVDITERYVYRIENENKKPSFDVLLRLVRVLAISPDLIFYPEKPSKESEIENLTRMLLSCDDRSMEIIKATIKAALDSQPKE